In the Methylomonas rhizoryzae genome, one interval contains:
- the mtgA gene encoding monofunctional biosynthetic peptidoglycan transglycosylase: MSRYRRSRYRSLATAPRNTWVKALRRGLAYGLLGFTLSSAAAVGILAAVPPPTTAFMLQRHVDDWLQNSRFRPIEQQWCASRQISRHAFAAVIASEDQKFYRHSGFDTDAIRQAYQVYQRGGKLRGASTISQQVAKNLFLTPARNAARKALEVWFTVLIETIWSKARILEVYLNVAEFGDHLFGIEAASRAYFGIPARQLSRSQAALLAATLPNPLKLRADNPSRYLLHRRDWILRQMTLANS; the protein is encoded by the coding sequence ATGTCCAGATATCGCCGTTCCCGATACCGCAGTCTTGCGACAGCTCCTCGCAACACCTGGGTTAAGGCGCTACGGCGCGGTCTGGCTTACGGTCTGCTCGGTTTTACGCTCAGTTCGGCCGCCGCTGTCGGCATACTCGCTGCCGTACCGCCGCCGACCACGGCTTTTATGCTGCAACGCCATGTAGACGATTGGCTGCAAAACAGCCGTTTTCGCCCTATCGAGCAGCAGTGGTGCGCCAGCCGGCAGATTTCCCGGCACGCGTTCGCCGCAGTCATCGCATCGGAGGATCAAAAGTTTTACCGGCATTCCGGTTTCGATACCGACGCAATCCGCCAGGCCTATCAGGTGTATCAACGTGGCGGCAAGCTACGCGGCGCCAGCACCATCAGCCAACAAGTGGCGAAAAACTTGTTTTTGACCCCGGCCCGCAATGCCGCACGCAAAGCGTTGGAAGTGTGGTTTACCGTGCTGATAGAAACGATTTGGAGCAAGGCCAGAATTTTGGAAGTGTATTTGAATGTCGCCGAATTCGGCGACCACTTATTCGGCATAGAAGCGGCCAGTCGCGCCTATTTCGGCATTCCCGCCCGCCAGTTGTCCCGCAGCCAGGCGGCCCTGCTAGCCGCCACCCTACCTAATCCGCTAAAACTGCGTGCGGACAATCCCAGCCGCTATCTACTGCATAGGCGCGATTGGATACTCAGACAGATGACGCTGGCTAACTCCTAG
- a CDS encoding UDP-glucose dehydrogenase family protein codes for MRITVFGSGYVGLVTGACLADVGNQVMCMDVDQNKIDKLKQGIIPIYEPGLEEMIKDNMAADRLHFTTDVKEAVDFGLFQFIAVGTPPDEDGSADLRYVLAVARSVAENMQDYKIVVDKSTVPVGTADKVRQTMLDVLAERGESVEFDVVSNPEFLKEGSALDDFMKPDRIVIGTDNPRTAELLKALYAPFNRSRERVINMDIRSAELTKYAANAMLATKISFMNELANLAERLGADIESVRHGIGSDSRIGYSFIYPGCGYGGSCFPKDVKALERTAKEMGYHAELLNAVENVNDRQKHRLFEKISARYPEGIKGKTFALWGLAFKPNTDDMREAPSRVLLEALIAAGASVKAYDPEALHEAKRIYGDNPGLIYCEAQIDTLNDADALVIVTEWKQFRSPDFDKLGGLLRDKVIFDGRNMYEPKILKHHGLEYFSIGR; via the coding sequence ATGAGAATCACAGTTTTCGGTAGCGGTTACGTAGGTCTGGTGACCGGCGCCTGCCTGGCCGATGTCGGCAATCAAGTCATGTGCATGGATGTCGATCAAAACAAGATAGACAAACTGAAACAAGGCATTATTCCAATCTACGAACCCGGCTTGGAAGAGATGATCAAGGACAATATGGCCGCCGACCGCTTGCATTTTACGACCGACGTAAAAGAAGCCGTCGATTTCGGCTTGTTCCAATTCATCGCAGTAGGAACCCCTCCGGACGAAGACGGTTCCGCTGACTTGCGCTATGTATTGGCCGTTGCCCGTAGCGTCGCCGAAAACATGCAGGACTACAAAATCGTGGTCGACAAATCCACCGTGCCGGTCGGTACCGCCGACAAGGTCAGGCAAACCATGCTGGACGTCTTGGCGGAACGTGGCGAAAGCGTGGAATTCGACGTGGTATCCAACCCGGAATTTTTAAAGGAAGGCTCGGCACTGGACGATTTTATGAAGCCTGACCGCATCGTCATCGGCACAGACAACCCGCGCACCGCAGAGCTGTTAAAAGCCTTGTACGCGCCGTTCAACCGCAGCAGGGAACGAGTCATCAACATGGACATCCGTTCCGCCGAATTGACCAAATATGCAGCCAACGCAATGCTGGCGACCAAAATCAGCTTTATGAACGAGCTCGCCAACCTGGCAGAACGTTTAGGCGCCGACATCGAGAGCGTGCGCCACGGCATAGGCTCCGACAGCCGCATCGGCTATAGCTTCATCTATCCTGGCTGCGGCTACGGCGGCTCGTGTTTTCCTAAAGACGTCAAAGCCTTGGAACGCACCGCTAAAGAAATGGGTTATCACGCCGAATTGCTGAACGCGGTCGAAAACGTCAACGACCGGCAAAAACACCGTTTGTTCGAAAAAATCAGCGCCCGCTATCCCGAAGGGATTAAAGGTAAAACATTTGCACTTTGGGGCTTGGCCTTCAAACCTAATACCGACGACATGCGCGAAGCACCTAGCCGGGTTTTGCTGGAAGCTTTAATCGCCGCCGGTGCCTCGGTCAAGGCCTACGATCCGGAAGCGCTGCACGAGGCTAAGCGTATTTACGGCGACAACCCCGGATTGATTTATTGCGAAGCACAAATAGATACACTGAACGACGCCGACGCCTTAGTCATCGTGACCGAATGGAAACAATTCCGCAGCCCGGATTTCGACAAACTTGGCGGCCTGTTACGCGATAAAGTCATCTTCGACGGCCGTAACATGTACGAGCCCAAGATCCTGAAACATCACGGCTTGGAATACTTCTCGATAGGCCGTTAA
- the speA gene encoding biosynthetic arginine decarboxylase, which translates to MQTESWSIEESKQLYAVDQWGGGYFSINRQGHVCVKPRLATEQTIDLFEVAQALRGRGLNFPVLVRFTDILRDRIVQLQQAFDLARDKYRYNGNYTPVYPIKVNQQGNVVQSIVSADNIGLEAGSKPELLAILGLIKPGGTIVCNGYKDRLYIRMALMGQLMGLSVFIVIEKPSELGLIVEEAAKLQVRPLIGMRVRLSTISAGKWQNSGGEKSKFGLHASEVLQLIEQLGQMNLLDCLQLMHFHMGSQIANIHDIKLALKEAGQFYVQLRSLGANINTVDAGGGLGVDYDGSGSRRECSMNYSMAEYADNIVHAFAEISRQHHLPEPHIITESGRAITAHHAVLITNVTEVESLQSDTEQHSFNATNLAEAYHNAQFDIAQARAQFVQGDLSLSQLAEAEKHYVSLCRQIQGRLNTENHQHREILQELDEKLADKVFCNFSLFQSMPDIWGIEQIFPILPIQRLQQRPSRRTVLQDLTCDSDGRIDQYVDRHNVSHTLPLHAIDDEQDYLIGFFMLGAYQEILGDMHNLFGDTHSINIELADNGYRFGDFMAGEDVSELLDYVHIDTEALKSAYRQRLASSKLPQAQQQLFEQELLAGLNAYTYLEK; encoded by the coding sequence GTGCAAACAGAATCATGGTCGATTGAAGAATCCAAACAACTTTACGCCGTCGATCAATGGGGTGGTGGGTATTTCTCTATCAACCGGCAAGGCCACGTTTGCGTTAAGCCGCGTTTGGCAACGGAACAAACCATCGATTTATTCGAAGTCGCCCAAGCGTTGCGCGGGCGCGGCTTGAATTTTCCGGTGCTGGTACGCTTTACCGACATCTTGCGCGACCGGATAGTGCAGTTGCAGCAAGCTTTCGACCTAGCGCGCGACAAATACCGCTACAACGGCAATTACACCCCGGTCTACCCGATTAAAGTCAACCAACAAGGCAACGTGGTGCAAAGCATCGTGTCGGCCGATAACATAGGCCTGGAAGCCGGCAGCAAACCGGAATTGTTGGCAATACTGGGCCTGATCAAACCGGGCGGCACCATCGTCTGCAACGGCTATAAAGACCGGCTTTATATCCGGATGGCCTTGATGGGGCAATTGATGGGTTTGTCGGTCTTCATCGTCATCGAGAAACCCTCGGAGCTGGGGCTGATCGTCGAAGAAGCCGCCAAGTTGCAGGTTCGGCCTTTGATCGGGATGCGGGTTAGGCTTTCCACCATTAGCGCCGGCAAATGGCAAAACAGCGGCGGCGAGAAATCCAAATTCGGCTTGCATGCCAGCGAAGTCTTGCAGCTGATAGAACAACTGGGGCAAATGAACCTGCTAGATTGCCTGCAATTGATGCACTTTCACATGGGGTCGCAAATCGCCAATATTCACGACATCAAATTGGCGTTGAAAGAAGCCGGTCAATTTTACGTGCAGTTACGCAGCCTGGGCGCAAACATCAATACGGTCGACGCCGGCGGCGGTCTGGGCGTGGATTACGACGGCAGCGGTTCGCGGCGCGAGTGCTCGATGAACTACAGCATGGCCGAATACGCCGACAACATCGTGCATGCGTTTGCCGAAATCAGCCGCCAACACCATCTACCCGAACCGCACATCATTACCGAGTCCGGCCGGGCGATTACCGCCCACCATGCAGTGCTGATCACCAATGTTACCGAAGTGGAAAGTTTGCAAAGCGATACGGAACAGCACAGCTTTAACGCAACCAACCTCGCCGAGGCCTACCACAACGCCCAATTCGATATTGCCCAAGCCCGCGCGCAATTCGTACAAGGCGATTTATCGTTATCGCAACTGGCCGAAGCCGAAAAACACTACGTAAGCTTATGCCGGCAGATACAAGGCCGCCTAAATACGGAAAACCATCAACACCGCGAGATTCTGCAAGAATTGGACGAAAAACTGGCGGATAAGGTATTCTGCAATTTCTCGTTGTTTCAATCCATGCCGGACATTTGGGGCATAGAGCAAATTTTCCCCATCCTGCCGATTCAGCGCTTGCAGCAACGTCCGTCGCGCCGCACCGTACTGCAGGATTTGACGTGCGACTCGGACGGCCGCATCGATCAATACGTAGATCGGCACAACGTCAGCCACACCCTGCCCTTGCACGCAATCGACGACGAACAGGACTATTTGATCGGTTTTTTCATGTTGGGCGCTTATCAGGAAATATTGGGCGACATGCACAATTTGTTCGGCGACACCCATTCGATCAATATCGAACTGGCAGACAACGGCTATCGCTTCGGCGACTTTATGGCCGGGGAAGACGTTAGCGAGCTGCTCGATTACGTGCACATCGACACCGAAGCACTCAAATCGGCTTACCGACAGCGTTTAGCGAGTTCGAAACTCCCTCAAGCGCAGCAACAACTATTCGAACAAGAGCTTTTAGCCGGATTGAACGCCTATACTTATTTGGAAAAATAA
- a CDS encoding NAD(P)-dependent oxidoreductase, with protein MWKNKQAHTGFSANRPFSNGEYMKVGFIGLGAMGQGMAKNLAKGGYLQAVYNRTCSKAHELATELTVTAYDSVQSLAEQSDVIFICVSADNDVMDVIDAIAATIKPGSVVIDTSTVGSNTAVRAAAALAGKQAHFLDAPVSGGVEGANKGSLAMMIGGDPAVLARVRPILECMTARIEHLGPTGSGQACKAVNQVMCAGINQAVTEALSFAQAQGLDLDKVIDVVCGGAAGNWFLQHRGKTMTQGLFKPGFKLALHHKDLLICREIAAQTGTAIPLTERTVSEYAQLMQQGYGDEDISALYRIKRKP; from the coding sequence ATTTGGAAAAATAAGCAGGCGCACACGGGTTTCAGTGCAAACCGACCTTTTAGCAACGGAGAATACATGAAAGTAGGCTTCATCGGCCTAGGCGCCATGGGCCAAGGCATGGCAAAAAACTTGGCCAAAGGCGGCTATTTACAAGCGGTATATAACCGCACCTGTTCCAAAGCGCACGAACTGGCTACCGAATTGACGGTTACGGCTTACGACTCGGTGCAAAGTCTGGCCGAACAAAGCGACGTGATTTTCATCTGCGTATCGGCCGATAACGATGTGATGGATGTAATCGACGCCATCGCCGCCACCATCAAGCCGGGTAGCGTGGTAATCGATACCTCCACTGTCGGCAGTAATACCGCGGTTCGAGCAGCTGCCGCTCTGGCCGGCAAACAAGCGCATTTTTTAGACGCCCCGGTATCGGGCGGCGTCGAAGGCGCCAACAAAGGCAGCTTGGCGATGATGATAGGCGGCGACCCCGCTGTGCTGGCGCGGGTACGTCCTATACTCGAATGCATGACCGCTAGAATCGAACACTTAGGGCCGACCGGCTCCGGGCAAGCGTGCAAGGCCGTCAACCAAGTCATGTGCGCCGGCATCAATCAAGCGGTTACCGAAGCCTTGAGCTTCGCCCAAGCGCAAGGCCTGGACCTGGATAAAGTGATAGACGTGGTCTGCGGCGGTGCGGCCGGCAATTGGTTTTTGCAACATCGCGGCAAAACCATGACCCAAGGCCTGTTCAAGCCCGGCTTCAAGCTGGCTTTGCATCACAAGGATTTGTTGATCTGCCGGGAGATAGCCGCACAAACCGGAACAGCCATTCCTCTGACCGAACGGACCGTATCGGAATACGCACAGCTGATGCAACAAGGCTACGGCGACGAAGACATTTCCGCCTTATATCGAATAAAACGCAAACCCTGA
- a CDS encoding fumarate hydratase gives MNPILQEDFISSIADALQFISYYHPADFIKALNEAYVKEQSPAAKDAMEQILINSRMCAEGKRPICQDTGIVTVFLKIGMDVRWEATLSVTDMVNEGVRRAYLQPDNVLRASILADPAGKRINTKDNTPAVVHMEVVKGNTVEVELAAKGGGSEAKAKFAMLNPADSIVDWVLSVVPTMGAGWCPPGILGIGIGGTAEKAMLLAKQACMQAIDIQELLARGPQNALEQLRLELYDKVNALGIGAQGLGGLTTVLDVKILDYPTHAANKPVAVIPNCAATRHAHFVLDGSGPAQLTTPNLADWPQIVQTVSNARRVNLDGLRKEDLESWQPGETLLLSGTLLTGRDAAHKRIVELLNNGQSLPAGVELANKFIYYVGPVDPVPGEVVGPAGPTTATRMDAFTEKVLEKTGLLGMIGKAERGSKAVAAIKKHKAVYLIAVGGAAYLVSKAIKQARVVAFADLGMEAIHEFVVEDMPVTVAVDCRGVSIHARAPREWQTKIGKIPVTIE, from the coding sequence ATGAATCCGATTCTCCAAGAAGACTTCATCAGCAGCATAGCCGATGCCTTGCAATTCATTTCCTATTACCATCCGGCGGATTTTATCAAGGCGCTAAACGAGGCTTATGTAAAAGAACAAAGTCCTGCAGCCAAGGACGCCATGGAACAGATTTTGATTAACTCCAGAATGTGCGCGGAAGGCAAACGGCCAATCTGCCAGGATACCGGTATCGTGACGGTATTTTTAAAGATAGGCATGGACGTGCGCTGGGAGGCTACGCTGAGCGTAACGGACATGGTCAACGAAGGCGTGCGCCGGGCTTATCTACAGCCGGATAACGTGTTAAGAGCGTCAATCTTGGCCGACCCCGCCGGAAAACGCATCAATACCAAAGACAATACGCCGGCCGTAGTGCATATGGAGGTCGTTAAGGGCAATACGGTGGAAGTGGAATTAGCGGCCAAGGGCGGGGGCTCGGAGGCGAAAGCCAAGTTTGCCATGTTGAATCCGGCCGACAGCATTGTCGATTGGGTGTTGAGTGTGGTACCAACCATGGGGGCCGGTTGGTGCCCGCCGGGGATTTTGGGAATCGGCATAGGCGGCACGGCGGAAAAAGCTATGCTGTTGGCCAAACAGGCCTGTATGCAGGCTATTGATATTCAAGAGTTGTTGGCGCGCGGGCCGCAAAATGCGCTGGAACAGCTCCGCTTGGAACTATACGACAAGGTGAACGCATTAGGCATAGGTGCACAAGGCTTGGGAGGCTTGACCACCGTGCTGGACGTTAAAATTCTGGATTATCCTACTCATGCCGCGAACAAGCCGGTTGCCGTGATACCGAATTGTGCCGCGACCCGTCACGCGCACTTCGTGTTGGACGGTTCGGGGCCTGCGCAATTGACGACGCCAAATTTGGCCGATTGGCCGCAAATCGTGCAAACCGTGTCCAACGCACGGCGAGTGAATTTGGATGGATTACGTAAAGAAGATCTGGAATCTTGGCAGCCCGGAGAGACCTTGTTATTGAGCGGAACCTTGTTGACCGGTCGCGATGCCGCGCACAAACGCATCGTGGAATTGTTGAACAACGGGCAGAGTCTGCCGGCCGGCGTGGAATTGGCCAACAAATTCATTTATTACGTCGGCCCGGTCGATCCGGTTCCGGGCGAAGTCGTCGGTCCGGCCGGACCGACGACAGCGACGAGGATGGACGCATTCACCGAAAAGGTATTGGAGAAGACCGGATTGTTAGGGATGATAGGTAAGGCCGAGCGTGGATCCAAAGCCGTGGCGGCGATTAAAAAGCACAAGGCGGTTTATTTGATCGCCGTTGGCGGCGCGGCGTATTTGGTATCCAAGGCTATCAAGCAAGCGCGGGTAGTCGCTTTTGCCGACTTGGGCATGGAAGCCATACACGAGTTTGTCGTGGAAGACATGCCGGTCACCGTTGCCGTCGATTGCCGCGGCGTATCCATACACGCTAGAGCGCCAAGGGAATGGCAAACGAAAATAGGCAAAATTCCCGTCACGATCGAATAG